ATTTGATCGTAGAATTTATATTTTCGTAGACTATTTGCACCAGAGCCGGATTTACATTCCTTAACTTTTTTGTGATATTTCATCCAGTTATCTCTTGCATTgttccatttttttatgatatctttgcctaaaaaagaataaattgttACAGATATTTAGCTGCAGGGAACACATTTAGTGATCTACATTACAGTTTCAGAATGGGTATAAAAACTATCAGCTGTATTGTACAAGAAGTATTTGAAGCATTATGGGAAACCCTTTCTCCAATTTATATGAAACTACCATCGGAAGACGAATGGTTAACAATAGCAAAAAATTTCGAGACGAATGCAAATTTTCCTCATTGCTTGGGAGCCATTGACGGCAAACATATTAGAATCATCAAGCCAGAAGAAAGTGGATCAATGTTTTTCAACTACAAGCACTATTTCTCAATAGTATTAATGGCTGTGGTAGACACAaactataattttgtttttattgatgtTGGAGCCTACGGCAAAGAATGCGATTCAGCAGTATTTAAAGAAACAGAATTTTGGAAAAGAATAGTAGgcgataaattaaatattcctCGACCTAAGCAGTTGCCAGGTGCAGGCAGTGAGTTACCTTATGTATTTGTTGCTGATGAAGCTTTCGCTTTACATCAACACGTACTTCGTCCTTACGGTGGGCATCAACTTgactcaataaaaaaaatttcaattatcGTCTTACAAGAGCGCGACGCTACGTCGAATGCGCATTTGGTATTTTATCCAATAAATGGAGGATTTTGCATAGACCATTAAATGTTTCAACAGATACTGCTGTTAACATTGTAAAAACATGCTgcttattacaaaacataattCATAAAGTAGAGGGTATTGCTAATAATGCTACTGACAATGCTAGTTCACACATGGTGTCTACTCTATGCCATTTGCCTCGTTCCCATTCAACACGAGGTAATGTAACAGCAAATATGATTCGTAACAAATATGCAGAGTATTTCATGTCACCAGTAGGGCGTGTACCATGGCAAAATCAACAtgcataaaaataatgaaaataaaatgttacttaccaaaatcatttttttctttctcGGACATCGTTTCAAAACCTTCATTTAACGCAAGACAAATTTCTCTCCAAGCGGCAAAACTAGACTGTCTATTTTTATAGCACTCTTGGGTTTTGTCCCACAGTACAGGCCTATTTTCAACCAAACTTATTAACAATTCCATGTCAATATCACCCATTTTTAAAAGAACGCAGGTAGACGGCACTCAATTAACAGAAAACAGGCAATACGTCCGGCAGCGTCAACACGCACCAATACACTGGCGTGGATGACCGCCATTTCTTACACCGGACCGGTGTCCGTCGCGACGAGGGGAAGGGGTGGTGCATCCGGCGTAAA
The sequence above is a segment of the Leptidea sinapis chromosome 29, ilLepSina1.1, whole genome shotgun sequence genome. Coding sequences within it:
- the LOC126973442 gene encoding uncharacterized protein LOC126973442, encoding MSNNKKKKLVLAYYLYKKKQKEIEKRKRSSWVHPILLEREKYGAFQTLFTQLEEDETKFYNYFRMKKETFQLLLTAIYDKIRHEDTDMRKSISPAERLAVTIRYLAAGNTFSDLHYSFRMGIKTISCIVQEVFEALWETLSPIYMKLPSEDEWLTIAKNFETNANFPHCLGAIDGKHIRIIKPEESGSMFFNYKHYFSIVLMAVVDTNYNFVFIDVGAYGKECDSAVFKETEFWKRIVGDKLNIPRPKQLPGAGSELPYVFVADEAFALHQHVLRPYGGHQLDSIKKISIIVLQERDATSNAHLVFYPINGGFCIDH